Genomic DNA from Aphanothece sacrum FPU1:
AAACCTTACTTAAAAGTGTTAATTAAGTTTGGATTTGGAAAAAGACAGCAAGCAATTTTAATTGGTCAAATTTATCCGTTTGAGAATTTCTTAGATGAAGATAACAAGCCGATTGTAGTCTTTAAACCAGCGACCAAACGCAGCAAGAATAAATACACTAAAAGGTATTTATCAAGACGTAGATTTGAGAAAATGTTAGGGGTTGCGCCTACTGAGTCATCAAGCGGCAAGAAGCAAGAAAAAAAGGTTAGGTTTGGTTCTGACTTGTGCCGTAAGACACTCTGGCAATGGGTATTTACAAGAGTCGAAACCACAAAAGGAAGAATGAATAATGATGTCTTAAAAGAGCTTTATTTGTGGATGCACGACCCGGAAAGGAAGGGAACACCGATCCGATTATTAAGACTAAAAACAGCATCGAAAGGAGTTCGGATGCTGTTCGATCATTTAGTCTTGGAGTTATGCACTTAATGTCTTAAATAATAAACCCCTAGACTTAGTGTGTCCAGGGGTTTATTGTTAAGAGGTAAAAGCTTCTACAGGGAAGTTTTAGCACCACTTGATTCTTCGGGATCGACTAACGGTAATGTAATTTTGAGAGTCGATCTTTTAAGCGGTGGTTACGCAGCACTAGATAACTTTCGCATTGTTGCATCTGATATCCCAGGTGATATTGGCGATACTTCCGTTCCAGAACCCACCTCAATCCTCAGTTTTCTCGCCCTCGGAACCCTTGGCGCAGGTGCAAGCCTAAAACGCAAACTAAAACCATCTAAATCTACTGAAAAAGTAGGTTAACTTGCTTTTTAATATAATATATTTATCCCTTAATTTAAGTTATTTGAGGGATTTTTTTTAGAAGAAAATTAATGCTATGATAAAAGTCTATTTTTTATAACTTGCTTTATCGTGGATTTTGAAATTATTGGTGACATCACAAATATTGAAATTATTGCCACGGGAACCGGAATT
This window encodes:
- a CDS encoding IS110 family transposase → LAHYGLSNLERPKKFLIIRDKVTQRVRELSLRLEHLNRVQNPIINRMRQDLSWQFPEISSQVVGRRGYTVPIFYRWLAGLRPWKRYDNLYSKTIGLGLTDTVRKHAKRLIDLQSEEIEIEQELTELMQDERFKPYLKVLIKFGFGKRQQAILIGQIYPFENFLDEDNKPIVVFKPATKRSKNKYTKRYLSRRRFEKMLGVAPTESSSGKKQEKKVRFGSDLCRKTLWQWVFTRVETTKGRMNNDVLKELYLWMHDPERKGTPIRLLRLKTASKGVRMLFDHLVLELCT
- a CDS encoding PEP-CTERM sorting domain-containing protein (PEP-CTERM proteins occur, often in large numbers, in the proteomes of bacteria that also encode an exosortase, a predicted intramembrane cysteine proteinase. The presence of a PEP-CTERM domain at a protein's C-terminus predicts cleavage within the sorting domain, followed by covalent anchoring to some some component of the (usually Gram-negative) cell surface. Many PEP-CTERM proteins exhibit an unusual sequence composition that includes large numbers of potential glycosylation sites. Expression of one such protein has been shown restore the ability of a bacterium to form floc, a type of biofilm.) is translated as MRVDLLSGGYAALDNFRIVASDIPGDIGDTSVPEPTSILSFLALGTLGAGASLKRKLKPSKSTEKVG